The following DNA comes from Streptomyces sp. Ag109_O5-10.
CGGGCAGCCCGTCCCGAACGGCACGGCCACCACGGTGCTGCTGATCCTGGCGGTGGGCGCCTGCTTCGCCGGTGCCGCGAACTCCGTCCGCGAGCTGATCAAGGAACGGGTCATCTACGAACGGGAACGCGCCACCGGCCTGTCCCGCTCCGCGTACCTGATGTCCAAGGTCTTCGTGCTCGGCGTCGTCACACTCCTGCAGGGCCTGCTGGTCGGCGTCATCGGCTTCGCCAGCCGGAAGATCCCGGCGGAGGGCGTGGTCTTCGGCCACCTCACGCTCCTGGAGCTCTGCCTGCCGGTCATGGCGCTCGGCTTCACCTCGATGATGTTCGGCCTGGTCATGTCCGCCCTGGTGAAGACCTCCGAGAAGACCATGCCGCTGCTGGTCATGTTCGCGATCATCCAGGTCGTCTTCACCGGCTGCCTGTTCGCCCTGAACGGCACGGTCGGCGTCAACCAGTTCTCGTACCTGATGCCGTCGCGCTGGGCCGTCGCCGCCGCGGGCGCCACCCTGGACTTCAACGGGATCGCGCCGCCCGGCAAGGGCAAGCCCGACGACCCGCTGTGGGCGCACACCGCCGGCGCCTGGACCCTGGACATGGTCGCCCTGATCGCCCTCGGTGTGGTCTGCGCCTTCCTTGTGGCCCGCTTCCTGCGCCGCCACGAGCCCGAGGTCATGCGGAAGTAGCACGCGCCGGTCCTTGCCAACGCCGTACGACGCCGAAGGGCGGCACCCGCAACGGGGTGCCGCCCTTCGGCGTGTGTGTGCCGAGGTCCGCGCCTGCCTCAGTACGCGCTGTTGACGTTGTCGATCGTGCCGTACCGGTGCGCCGCGTAGTTGGCGGCGGCGGTGATGTTGGCGACCGGGTCGTAGATGTTCCAGGACGTCCCGGAGACGTGGTAGGTCGCGAAGGTCGGCGGGATGACCTGGAGCAGGCCCTTGGACGGGATGCCGTTGATGGCGTTGATGTCCCAGTTGTTGATGGCGTTCGGGTTGCCGGAGGACTCCCGCATGATGTTGCGGTGCAGGCCGCTGTAGGAGCCCGGGATGCCCTTGGCGTTCATGATGTCGAGGGCCTGGCGGATCCAGCCGTCGAGGTTGTTGCCGTATGTCTTCGCGGCGACCTGCTGGATCTGCGGGCGCTGCGCGGACCGGCTGGCGGCCTGCTGGGCGGCGCGCTTGGCGGCGGCCTGCTGGACGGCGGCGGCGTGCTTCACGTGGGCCGCGTGGAGGTGCTTCGCGTGCAGCTTCTTCGCACGGGCCTGCTTCACGTGGGCGACGTGGGCCGCGTGGGCCTGCTTCACGTGGGCGACGTGCAGCTGGTGGCCGGAGGCCTTCTTCTTGGCGGCGATGGCCTCGACCTTGACGTTCTGCAGGGCCAGCTGGTCCGTGACCTTGCCCGTGACGTCCTTGACCTGTGCGGTGCCGTAGGCGGTCCTGGCGGCCGCCTCGGGGGCGCCGGAGGCGACCGTGTCGGCGCTGCTGGGCACGGCCGAGAAGGCGAGGGCGGCGGCGCCGAGCGTGGCGACACCGGCGAGCGCGATCTTGTGGTGCTTGGTCAGGGTGGGACTGTGGGCGTGCTTGGGCATTGGTGTGGACCTCTTCGAATAGCGCGGAGTCGCTCGTTGTCCGCGGGGGAGACCTGCTCCTCCTGCACGAACACCGCCGGGGGAACCCGCGGTGCTGAGCGACGGCAGCCATTCTTAGCGGCCGCAAAAAGCTGTGGCAAAGATGTGACGTACGAACCGCGGTAGTGGAGCCCAGATGGGCAAATCGGGACAGACTAGAACGTCTGTCCCGTTCGCGCCGTGACTCTTTATCTCCTATGTCCGTTCGTACGTGATGTGCGCCCTATGTGCGGCCTCACATCGGCCGCCCATCAATCTCACCAGGAGTTGCTGACGCAATCCTCTGCGTGAGGTCCTCCTCCGGCAGGATGAGGTGCACGTCGCCGAACTCGTGCCAGAGGTAGAGACCGCGCAGCGCCTCCTCGTAGCTGCGGTCGACCGCGGGCCGCCCGGCCACCGCCTCCAGCATCAGCAGATGCGAGGCCTCCGGCTCGTGCAGCCCGGTCAGCAGCCCGTCCACCACCCGCACCCCGCGCTCCGGCGTCACCACGAGCTCCGTCCACCCCGTCGCCGCCCGCACCACCCCGTCGACCCCGGCGGCCGACTCCACGGCCCGCACGGCCGTCGTCCCCACCGCGACCACCCTGCCGTCACCGGCCCTGACGTTGTTGATCAGCCGCGCCGACGCCTCCGGCACGGCGAACCGCTCCGCGTACGGCGGCTCGTGCGCCTCCCCCGACGACACCCCGGTGTGCAGCCTGATCGGCGCGAACTGCACCCCACGGCTCACCAGCTCCGCCACCAGCCGCGCCGTGAAGGGCCGGCCCGCACTCGGCATCTCCGCACTCCCCGCCCCGTCCGCCGACGGCAGCGCGAACACCGTCTGGTACACGGACAGCGGCTGGTCCCGGTCCGTATAGGAGTAACGGATGGGCCGCCCGTGCTCCCGCAGCACCCCGCGCACGTCCGCGGATGCCCGCGCCCACCACAGCCGCTCGCCCCGCTCGCTCAGCGGCTCCTCCAGGAACAGCAGCCCGCCACCGGGGAGCCGCACCTCACTTCCCGCGCGCGTACCCGCACGCGCGCGTGTGGTCCCCTTCCCGTCCGGCTCCCGCAGCTCGACCGCCCACCGCCCGTCGTCCCCGCGCGTGGAGAAGTGCACCACCACGCGCGCGTGCCCGACCCGCCCGTCCACGGCCGCCGCCAGCGTCGGCGAGGTGTTCACCACCAGCAGGTCCCCGGCCCGCAGCAGGGGCGGCAGCTCGGCGAAGGCGTGGTGCGACACCGCCGTCCCGCGCGACACCAGCAGCCGCACGGCGTCCCGTTCGAGACCCGGCCCACGCTGCTCGGCAGGCACCCGCGCGGACAGCTCCTCGGGCACCCGCACCACCGTCGTCATCGCCCCTCCACCAGAGCCGGCGCCGCGTACCGCCCGCTCGCGGGCCGCTCCTCCAGGAGCCGCAGGAAGGCCGGTACGACCGACTCCGGGGCCGGCCGCGGATCGCCGTCGTCCGGTACGGCCGCCGCGTACAGCCCGGTCGC
Coding sequences within:
- a CDS encoding transglycosylase SLT domain-containing protein; its protein translation is MPKHAHSPTLTKHHKIALAGVATLGAAALAFSAVPSSADTVASGAPEAAARTAYGTAQVKDVTGKVTDQLALQNVKVEAIAAKKKASGHQLHVAHVKQAHAAHVAHVKQARAKKLHAKHLHAAHVKHAAAVQQAAAKRAAQQAASRSAQRPQIQQVAAKTYGNNLDGWIRQALDIMNAKGIPGSYSGLHRNIMRESSGNPNAINNWDINAINGIPSKGLLQVIPPTFATYHVSGTSWNIYDPVANITAAANYAAHRYGTIDNVNSAY